A window from Triticum aestivum cultivar Chinese Spring chromosome 6D, IWGSC CS RefSeq v2.1, whole genome shotgun sequence encodes these proteins:
- the LOC123141004 gene encoding uncharacterized protein gives MTSHRRLRSTARPPLEDEDLLSEVLLRLPSQPSSLPRASLVCNPWRSLVADPGFLRRFRLHHRRNAPLLGFFDISYAEGSFHDIYFVPTMDRPNRLPDGPEGRFYLPAANREEGYRELLGCRDGLVLILHLPWRCPRRTPPASWRPILVWDPVSGDKHRIAFPWGFDDYKLLQWWINGAVLRHAGLDHFHVILLVTEEGKENRRLLAWVYSSETSEWGDPISTLLPSWDFLSNPDKPAVLAENSLYWILVGNSSCIVEFDLDRETLAVIPVPCQLHLIHRSHCGQKTVGLVSSFC, from the coding sequence ATGACGAGCCATCGCCGCCTCCGCTCGACGGCGAGGCCGCCGCTGGAGGACGAGGACCTGCTCTCCGAGGTCCTCCTCCGCCTCCCGTCGCAGCCGTCCTCCCTCCCGCGCGCCTCCCTCGTGTGCAATCCCTGGCGCAGCCTCGTCGCAGATCCGGGTTTCCTCCGCCGcttccgcctccaccaccgccgcaaCGCTCCTCTTCTCGGTTTCTTCGATATTAGTTACGCTGAGGGAAGTTTTCACGACATCTACTTCGTACCCACCATGGATCGCCCCAATCGTCTGCCGGATGGCCCGGAGGGCCGCTTCTACTTGCCGGCCGCCAACCGAGAAGAAGGCTACCGCGAGCTTCTTGGATGCCGCGATGGTCTCGTCCTCATTCTCCACTTACCATGGAGGTGCCCCCGGAGAACACCACCGGCATCGTGGCGCCCGATCCTGGTGTGGGATCCTGTCAGCGGCGACAAGCACCGCATTGCCTTCCCCTGGGGGTTCGATGATTATAAGCTCTTGCAGTGGTGGATCAATGGGGCGGTGCTTCGCCACGCCGGATTAGACCACTTTCATGTAATCTTGCTAGTGACAGAGGAGGGAAAAGAAAATAGGCGATTGCTTGCATGGGTTTACTCGTCGGAGACCAGCGAATGGGGTGATCCCATATCGACGCTGCTTCCATCCTGGGACTTCTTAAGCAATCCGGACAAGCCCGCTGTGCTTGCTGAGAATTCTCTTTACTGGATCCTTGTTGGTAATTCATCATGCATCGTTGAGTTTGATTTGGATAGGGAGACACTAGCCGTCATACCTGTGCCCTGCCAATTGCATCTGATCCACAGGAGCCACTGCGGGCAGAAGACGGTGGGCTTGGTTTCCTCTTTCTGTTAA